The Streptomyces sp. R28 region GGGGAGGCCGCGCTATCGCGTCGGTCTCCGCCTGAGCAGGCTCGGTGCGGCCATTCATTCCCCCGGCCCTTTCGCTGACGGTGACTGGTGCTGGGTGGCGCTGGTGGTGCTGGGTGAGCTTGTCGAGCTGCTGACTGCGCGCGCTCGACGAACTCATCGATACGTCGGCGTACCGAAACGCCTCTGTACCGATACGCCACTGTACCGATACGGGCGCGTTCCGGTACAGTGGCGTTTCGATAGACGTACGACACACTGGAAGCGCGGCCTTCCCCACACCACGGGCCGCCGGACAGAGTGAGGAGAACAGTCGATGACGCCGCAGGCCGCGGACGGACCGGAGACGGTCGCCGCCTCGCGCCGCTCCAAGATCACGCCTGAGCGTGAGCAGGAGTTCTTCGACGCCGTGCTCGAACAGATCCGCGCGTGCGGCTACGACTCCGTCAGCATGGAGGGCGTCGCCGCCAGCACGCGCTGCAGCAAGTCCACGCTCTACCGGCAGTGGAAGACGAAGCCGCAGTTCGTGGCGGCCGCCCTGCGCGCCAGTCGGCGGACCCGCTTCGAGGGCATCGACACCGGCACGCTCGCCGGCGACCTGTGCGAGGCCGCCCGGGCCGCGGGGGCGTGGTCGGGCCGGGACACCCGGCTCTTCCAGGCGCTCGGACATGCCGTCATGCAGGACCCGGAACTCCAGCAGGCCCTTCGTGAGGCGCTCGTCGACCCCGAGCTCGACGCGCTGAGGGAGATCCTCCGGCGCGGGGTCGAGCGCGGGGAGGTCGCCGCCGACCATCCGGCGCTGGAGTACATCCCGGCGCAGATCTTCGGCGTGCTGCGGGCCCGTCCGATCCTGGAGGGCGAGGACGCCGATCCCGAATACATCGTCCGGTTCGTGCGGGCCGCCGTGCTGCCGGCGCTCGGCCTGACCTGAGACTCAGGCCGCCGTCCACGGGATGACTGGACGGTGACCTGTTCCGCGCCGCACCGTGGGGACGGGGGCGGCGCGCACCCCCCGGCCGGGTGGGGTTCCTCTTGAGCGGAGGGGCGCCCCACCCGGCCGTTTCGTGTCCGACAGGGGAGAGCGGCTCAGATGTCCTGGCCGCTGCCGCCGCCGGTGGACACCTTGATGCCCTTGGTGATCTCGTCGATGACCGACTGCTCCCCGGCGTCGACGCCGATGCGGACCACGACGATCTGCTGCTCACTGGCGGGCGAGGGGAAGGCGAGCGACTCGACATAGCCGTCGGCGCCCTTGCTGGTGACCGCCTTCCAGCGGACCAGATAGCCCTTCTGCCCGGCCACGGTCACCGCCTCGGAGGCCAGCACCTCGTGCGAGGTGATCTCTCCGTACCCCTTGCCGTAGGACTCCTCGGCGTTCGCCGCGATGTCCGCCTTGGCGACCTCCTCGGCCGTGTCGCCCTTGGTGCGCAGCACGAGCGCGGGCGCCGAGTAGGCGCCGCCCTTCATGCAGGTCTGGGAGGTGTCGGAGGGGCACTTGTACGTCTCGTTCGACGCCACCTGGGCGCCCGCGTTGATCTGCTGGCCGTACCAGCCGTCCGGGATGGCGATGCTGATCCCGTTGACCGGGTCGGTCACCGAACCGCTCTCCACCCGCGGTGCCTCGGACTCACCGGGGGAGGGGGACTGCCCGCCGGAACCACCGCCGCCGTTCCCGCCGTTGCCACCGCCGGAGTCCCCGAAGGGCCCGCCCTGTCCGCCACCGGGTCCGCCCTGGCCACCCTGCCCGCCCGGGCCCTGCTGCTGGGAGTTGGCGCTGCCGCCGGAGCCGTCGTCGGCGGTCAGCGCGTACACGCCGACGCCGATGCTCGCGAGGACCACCGCGGCCACTCCCACGGCTATGCCCGTGCGCAGGCCGCCCCGCCCGCCCGACGGCGGTCGGCCGGGATACCCCGGATGCACCGGATACGTGCCGTCGGCCGACAGCTGCTCCGGCGGACCCCATACGTCGGCCGAAGCCGCGGGCCGGACCTGGTCCGTCCATGCCTTGCCGTCCCACCAGCGCTCGGTGGGCGGACCGTCACTTTTCTGGCCCGGATCGGGATACCAGCCGGGAGGAGTCACCTGCGTCATGGGTCCACCGTATGAGGCCTCGGTGAAAGTCGGATGAGAGGATCCGGCTCCGGCGCACCGAAATCCGGCCCGAGTCACTCCAGGACGAGCCGAACGGGCCGCTTCCGAGCGGCCGGCGGCAGCCGCAGCCCGTCCCGGCCCGGCGTGATCGAACCGAGCACACGCGCGTGCCGGGCGCCGGTGGCCGCCGGATCGGTGCCGGGCAGTCCGTGCACGGTCAGAAACCCCAGCACGGCGAAGGCATACGCCTCCTTCGCGGCCGACGGCAGCCCCAACTCGTCGGAGGTGCGCAGTGCCACCCCCGGCAGCCGCTCCCCGAGCATGCGCAGGAGTACCGGGTTGCGCGTCCCGCCACCCGAGGCGATCACCTCCGTCCCGCCCACCGCGCGCACGGCGTCGGAGACCGTACGGGCCGTGAGCATGGTCAGGGTGGCGACGACGTCCTCGGCGGGCAGCGTCCCGAACCCGGCCAGCGCATCCCGCAGATGGCCGAGGTGGAACAACTCCTTGCCGGTCGTCTTGGGCGCGGGCAGCGCGTAGTACGGCTCCTCCAGCAGCCGTCGCAGCAGCGGTTCGTGGACGCGGCCGCGACCGGCCAGCGCCCCGTCCACGTCGTACGCGAGGCGCCCACCGCTGAACCCCGTCGCGGCCGCGTCGATGAGCGCGCAGCCCGGCCCGGTGTCGAAGGCGGTCCCGTCGGGCGCCGTGAGGTTGGCGATGCCGCCGAGGTTGAGCGCGACGGGCGTGCCCGGTCGGCCGCGCAGCCACAGCAGGTCGACCAGGCTGACCAGCGGCGCGCCCTGGCCGCCGGCGGCGATGTCGCGCGGGCGGAAGTCGGCGACCACGGGCAGTCCGGTCGCCTCGGCGATCCAGGCGGGCCGGCCGAGCTGCAGCGTGCCGTACACCTGGCCGTCCTCGGCCCAGTGGTACACCGTCTGCCCGTGCGAGGCGACCAACTCGGCCCGCCCGTCGCACAGTTCACGGTCCGCCCGGACGGCCGCGGCCGCGAAGGCCTGCCCGATCCGCGTGTCGAGCCGGCACACCTCGGCCATCGAGGTCGTCCCCGGCGGCAGCGCCGCCGCGAGCGCCTCCCGCAGCGCGTCGTCGTACGCCTCGCTCACCAACCCCAGTGGCTTGAGCACGAGGCTGTCGCCGACGAGGCCCAGCTCGGCCGCCGCCGCGTCGATGGCGTCGTACGACGTGCCCGACATCAGGCCGATGACCCGCATCCGCTCAACTCGCCTTTCGCTGCGGTGACTTGATCAGAGCGAGGGCGCTCACCGCGCACGTCGCCGCCGCGTAGTACGCGGGGATGTCCACACTCCCCGTTCGTTCGATCGTCTCCGTGATGATGAGTCCTGCGCAGCCCGAGAACACCGCATTGGACAGGGCGTAGGCGAGTCCCAGCCCCGTGTGGCGCACGTTCGTCGGGAACGACTCGGCGAGCATCGCCGGGCCGGGTCCGGCCATCAGCCCCACGACGGCACCCGCGCCACACACCGCCGCACCCTTCACGGTGAGGGAAACGCCCGGGTCCTGAAGAAGGTTGAGCAGCGGCACCGCGAGGACCACCACCAGCACCGCCCCCGTCAGCATCACCGCCCGCCGCCCGACGCGGTCGCTGAGCCATCCCGCCGGCACGATCGTCAGCGCGAACCCCAGGTTGGCCGGCACCGTGGCGATCAGAGCCTGCTGGAAGGTCGCGTCCAGCGTGGACTGCAGATACGCGGGCAGCACGACCAGGAAGGTGTACCCGGCCGCCGCCCACCCCATGATCCGCCCGGCGACCAGCGCGATCGCCCCCGCGACCTCGCGCACAGGCGGCCGCTCGGCCTCCCGCTCCTTTCGGAACGCCGGCGTCTCGTCCAGCCCCAGCCACAGCGCGCCCAGCCCCAGCGGCAGCGTCAGCAGGAACGGCAACCGCCAGCCCCAGTCGCCCAGTTGCCGCTCGGTCAGCACGGTGGCGAGCAGCGCCGCCGCTCCCGCACCGCCGAGCAGCCCCAGCGCCACGGTGAACGACTGCCACGACCCGTACAGCCCACGCCGCCCGGGGGCGCGAACTCGGTCATCACCGACACCGCGCCACCGAACTCCCCACCCGCCGACAACCCTTGAAGCACCCGCAGAAACGTCAGCAGCCACGGGGCGAGGGCGCCGACCGTGGCGTACGTCGGCAGCACGCCGATCAGCGTCGTCGCCCCTGTCATCAGCGTGATCACCGGGGTCAGCACGGGGTGATGACGCTGCGTGGTAGGTTGCCGACACCCCGTCAGGGGCGTCGTGGCAGGGCCTGCCGGAGGGACGACACCGCGCCAGCGGTCGAGCGTCCGTGAACCTCAACCCACCGGGTTGGAATCCTCCCGTGTCAGCGGGGGGAGGAGCCCAATCGATGAAGTTGCCCACCGAGCCCGCCAGCAGGGCCCTGCGAGCACGTTCCGTGTCGACCGGCAGGACCCTGCGGCGGGCTCGGTCACGTTCGTGGCCGGTTGACGGTTCCGAGGTCAACAAACGCTGGTCGCGAGGCTGTCGCGTCGCCCTCCCGCCCCCGCTGTCACCCATCACGGCAACAGGTGCCCCGACCGGCCTCCACTCAGTCAGCCGGACGGCTACGCTCGGGGTCTGTACGTCGATCGGGCGACTTGGGGAGGTAACGGGATGACGGAGGTACGGCCCACACAGGCCGCCTCGGCCTCCCTGTGGGAGCGCGACGAGGAACTCGCCGCGGTCGAGCGGGCCCTCGACACCCTGGGCGCCGACAAGTCCTCCTCGGGCAGTCTGCTGGTGCTCCGGGGCGAGGCGGGAATCGGCAAGACCGCGCTGCTGGCCGAAACACGCCGCATCGCCGAGGCACGCGGCTGCACGGTGTGGTCCGCCCGCGGCAGCGAGACCCTGAGCTCCGTCCCCTTCAACGTCGTACGGCAGTTGCTGCAGCCCGCCCTGCTGTCGCTGATGCCGGAAGAGGCACGCGAGTACCTCGGCGACTGGTACGACATCGCCGGGCCCGCCCTCGGCATCGCAGACCCCGGCGAGCGCCAGGCCGACCCGCAGGGCGTCTGCGACGGTCTGGTGGCCGCCGTACGCCGACTGGCCCGGCGTGACTGGCCGCTCGTGCTGCTGGTCGACGACGCCCACTGGGCCGACCAGGAGACCCTGCGCTGGCTCGCCGCGTTCGCCGAGCGCCTCGCCGAACAGAACGTCCTGGTCGTGGTCGCCCGCCGCCCCGGCGAGGTCACCGGCGACAGCGCCCGCCACCTCGACGCGATCGCCGCCGCGGGCTGCTCCGTCGCCAACCTGAGCGCCCTCACCCCGGACGCGACCGCCGGCCTCACCCGCGCCACCCTGGGCCAGCACGCCGACGCCCCGTTCTGCCGCGAGGTCTGGGCCGTCACCGGCGGCAACCCGTACGAGACCGTCGAACTCCTCGCCAAGGTGCAGGACAGCGAGATCGAGCCGACCGAGTCCGCCGCCGGTGAACTGCGCGCCCTGAACCGCGCGGCGCGCGGCGGCGGCCTCGTCGCCAGGCTCAAGGACCTCGGCGTCGAGGCCACCCGGTTCGCCTGGGCGGCCGCGATCCTCGGCACCGAGATCACCGTGGACCTGGTGGCGGAGCTGGCCCAGACGAGCACCGACGACGCCGGGCGGTGCGCCGAACTGCTGCGCACCGCCCGCATCCTCACCGTGCCCGACCCCGCCAACCCGCAGGCGGACGACGGCGACCTGCAGTTCGTCCACCCGCTGATCGCCTCCGCCGTCTACAACTCCATCCCCGACGCCCTGCGCACCGCCATGCACGGCATCGCCGCCCGCGTCGTCACCGACAACGGACGCGGAGCCGCGGTCGCCGCCCGCCACCTCCTGGAGGTCCACCCGGACAGCGACGAGGAACTCGTCGAGCAGCTGCGCGAGGCGGCCCGCGAACACCTCGCCGTCGGCGCCCCCGGCGCGGCCCGCCGCTGCCTGGAGCGCGCCCTGCTGGAACCGCCCGTACCCGAAGTTCACGCGCGCGTGCTGTACGAACTCGGCTGCGCCACCCTGCTCACCGCGCCCGCCACCACCGTCGTCCACCTCCAGACCGCGCTCGCCATGCCCGGCCTGGACGGCGGCGAACGCGTCGACGCCGTCGTCCGCCTGTCCCAAGCGCTGCTCCACAACAACCAGCCGGAGGAGGCCGTCCGCACCGTCGAGGCGGAAGCCGCCCGGCACCCGGCCGGACCCGCCAAGCTGCGGCTCCAGGCGGTGCAGTTCATGTGGGAGGGCATCCACGCGGGCGAGGCGACCTCCCCGGGGCGCTCCGCGCGCCTCGCCGACCTCGCCAAGACCTGCACGGGCCGCGACAACTCCGAGCGCGCCCTGCTGATCCTGCGCGGCTTCGACGCGATGGCCCGCGGCGAGAACGCCGAGGAGGTCGTCGAAGTGTGCGACCGCGCCCTCGTCAACGGCCGGCTCGCCCCTGGACTCGGCTGGACCGACCCCGAGTGGGGCATCGAGCTGCCGATGATGCTCGCCAGCGCCTACGCCTTCACCGACCGGCTCGACCGCGCCGAGAGCCTCTACAGCGAGGCCCTGCGCGCCTACGAGTCCGCCGGCTGGAGCGGCGGCCACCTCTCCCTGGCCCACGCCTACGTCGGCCTCGGACACCGCAGGCGCGGCCGGCTCCACGAGGCCGAGACCTCCCTGCGCAAGTCGCTGGCGCTCGCCGAGCGCGTCGGCCGCCGACTGCCCCTGCACTGGTCCGCCACCTGCAACCTCGTCGACACCCTGCTCGCCCGCGGCCATGTCGAGGAGGCCTGGGAGATCGCCGAGCAGTACGGCTTCGCCCCGCCCTACCCGTCCACCATCGTCCTGCCGGACCCGCGCTCGGTCCGCGGCCGCCTGCTCCTCGCGATCGGCCGCACCCAGGAGGGGATCAACGAACTGGCGGCGGCGGAGAAGGCGGCGGCCGTCCGCGGTCACCACAACCCGGTGCTGGTCCCCTGGGCCGTCGACCTGGCCCGCGCCCTCGCGAGCGTGGACCCGCCGCGCGCCGCCCGGCTCGCCACCGACGTCCGCCGGCACGCCGAGCGTCTCGGCACCGACACCGCGATCGGTGAGGCCCTGCGGTGCGCTGCCGCGTTGGAGACCGGGCAGCGAGCGGTGCGGCTGGCCGAACAGGCCGTCGCCTACCTGGAGGCCTCACCCTGCCAGTACGAACACGCGGCCGCCCGCGTCGAGTACGGCATCGTCGCCCGCTCGTCCGCGGAACTCCGGCGGGGGCTGACGCTGGCGCGGTCGTGCGGTGCGGACGGGCTGGTGGCACAGGCGGAGTCGGCGTTGCTGTCGGGCGTGGTGTGAGGCGGGTCAGAGGGCCAGCAGCTGATCGGTGACCGCGGCCAGCCGCCGCCGCACTTGTGAGTCGTACGTCCCCTCGTGCGCCCGGGACGGGCTCGTGCCGTCGAAGTAGGCGCCCGTGCCCAAGTCCTGGGTCGCCAGGGCCAGCACGCCCGGGGCGCCGTCGGCCACCGTGCTCCAGGGGTTGACCCCGCCTTCGCGCACCATCGCCGTGTCCATGAAGGTGGCCGGGTGGAGCACGTTCACGGCGACACCGGTGCCCGTCAACTCCTCGGCGAGGGCGAAGGTATGGGCCGCCAGGGCGAATTTCGCTCGTCGGTACGCCGCGAAGCCGTCGTATCCGCGTCGGAACTCGACGTCGTCGAAGTCGAGGGGTTCCTGGCCGGCCGAGCCCACGTTGACGATCCGGGCGGGCGTGTTCGCGCGTAGTACCGGGAGCAGGGCGCGCGTCAGGGTCACCGGTGCCAAGTAGTCGACGGCGAGCCGTAGTTCGTGTCCGTCGATGCTCAGCTCGCGTCCCGCGCCGGGCGCGCCCGCTCCCACGCCCGCGTTGTTGACCAGCACGTCCAGGTCGGGATGCGCGTCGGCGACATGCGTGGCCAGCTCGCGCACCTGCTTCAGCGAGGCCAGATCGGCGACGAACCCCTCGGCGTCACCCTCGGTGCGCAGCTCCTCGACCAGCTGCTCCGTACGGCCCGGGTCGCGTCCGTGCGCGAGGACGACGTGCCCCGAGCGGACCAGCTCGAAGGCTACGTGCCGGCCGAGACCGGAGGTGGCGCCGGTGAGGAGAATCGTGGACATGCCTCCACCGTAGACACGTGGTGGAGGCATGTGCGAGGTGCTGCTGAAGCTACGACCAGCAGGGTCACCCTTCCTCTTCCGCGAGCACCCGCTGGGCCGCCGCGAACGCCGAGTTCGCCGCCGGAACCCCGCAGTACACGGCCGTCTGCAGCAGTACGGCCCCGATCTCCTCCGGCGTCAGCCCGTTGCGCCGGGCCGCCCGCACATGCATGGCCAGCTCGTCGTAGTGGCCGTGCGCGACCAGCGCCGTCAGGGTGATCATGCTGCGCTCACGGCGGGTGAGTGTCGGGTCGGTCCAGATCTCGCCCCAGGCGTAGCGCGAGATGAAGTCCTGGAAGCGCGCGGTGAAGGCGGTCTGCCGGGCCTGCGCCCGGTCGACGTGGGCGTCGCCGAGCACCTCGCGCCGCACCTCCATGCCCCGCTTGGCGCTCCCGGCCGCTCCGTGGAAGTGCGCCCGCAGTGCCGTCAGCACGGCCTCCGGACACTGTGCCGGCGCCAGGTGCGAGGCCCCCGGGAGCTCGACGAGCGCGGCACCGGGCACGGCGTCCGCGATCTCCCGCAGATGCGCGGGCGGAGTCGCCGGATCGTCGCGCCCGGCGATCAGCAGCGCGGGCGCGGTGATGGACGCCAGCTCGTCCCGCAGATCGAACGCGGCCAGCGCGTCACAGCAGGCGGCGTACGCGTCCGGATCGGCGTTCCGATGGTCCTCGACCAGCCTCGGCACGGTGAACCCGGCCGTGAACCAGCGCGCGTTCGCGCCCTCGGCCAAGTCGGCCAGTCCCTCGCGCCGCACCAGCGCGGCCCGCTCCTCCCACGGCTTAGCCCCGTTGAAGTGCGCCGACGAACAGATCACCGCCAGCGAGGAGACCCGTTCGGGACGGTGCACGGCAAGATGCAGCCCCACCGCGCCGCCCAGCGAAACGCCGGCGTACGCGAACCGCTCGATGCCGAGCGAGTCGGCGAGCGCGAGCACCAGGTCGGCGAGGTCGCCGACGGTCGCGCCCGGCCCGATGAGATCGGCAGCCGAGCCGCCGTGTCCCGGCAGATCCCAGCGGACCAACCGATGGGTGATCGACAACTCGGGAGCGACCTTGTCCCACAGGGCGTACGAGGTGCCGAGCGAGGGTCCGAGAAGCAGCGGGGGCGCGGAAGTGGGCCCTTCGGCACGGTGGTTGAGGAGTTTGGTGGTCAACGTCGCTCCAGAGCACGGTCGGTGAGGGCTCCCGCGGAGCCGGTGTAGTGCGTGGGATCGAGGTCGACGTCCGCCAGCTCCGGTGCCTGAGCGAGTGGCTTTCCCTCGGACGCCAGCCGGGTGAGCAGTTCCTTGGCACGGGCACGCCCCAGCACCGGCGCCAGCTCGGCGGACAGCCGCTCGGAGACGATCAACCCGTGGGTGAGATCCAGGTGTTCCCGCATGACCTCGGGTCTGGCCCGCAGCCCCTCGGCCAGTTCGACGGCATCCCGGGCGGCCCCGCCGACCAGCCGCAGCAGCTCCCTCAGCGGCTCCCACTCCGCGTGCCAGGCCCCGGCCGGCCGCTCGTCCTCCGCCGCCAGCGACCCGTACAGCGTGGCCGCGAGCTGAGGTGCCCGCCGCGCTGCGGACGCGATCAGGGTGGACCGTACGGGATTGGACTTGTGCGGCATGGCGGACGATCCGCCGCCGCTGCCTTCCACCACCTCGGCGATCTCGGTGCGGGACAGGGTGAGGACGTCCACGGCGAACTTGCCGAGCGCGCCGGCCGCGAAGGCGAGGCAGCCGGCGAGATCGGCGACGGGCGTGCGCAGGGTGTGCCACGGCAGGTCGGGCGCGCGGAGGCCGAGTTCGCGGGCGTACGCCGCCACAAGCGCGGTCGGATCGCTCGCGCCGTACGCCCCGAAGGCCGCCAACGTCCCCGCCGCACCCCCGAGTTGGGCGGGCAGCGAGTCCCGTACGGCCGCTGCCCGGTCCCGCGCGTCCAGCACCAGCGCCCGCCACCCGGCCGCCTTCAGCCCGAACGTCGTCGGTACGGCGTGCTGGGTGAGCGTCCGTCCCGGCATCGCGGTGTCGCGGTGCTCGGCGGCCAGCCGGGCCAGCGCCCGCTCCGTACGGCCGAGGTCGCCGAGGACCGGATCGAGCGTGCGCACGGCGACCAGCATCGTCGCCGTGTCCATGATGTCCTGGCTGGTCGCGCCCCGGTGGACGTAGGGGCCGTACGCGTCACCGACCGCCTTCGTCAGATCCGCGACCAGGGGGATGACCGGATTCCCGCCCGCTCGGGCCCGTTCGGCGAGGGACCGCACGTCGAAGCTGTGCCCGTCGGCCGCCTCGCTCACCGCCGTCGCCGCCTCGGCCGGGGCCAGCCCCAGCGCCCACTGGGCCCGGGTCAGCGCGGCCTCCGCGTCGAGCAGCGCCCGCAGGTAGGCGGTGTCGCTCGTCGCGGTCGCGGCCGGGGAGCCTGCCCACCCGGGGGCGAGCAGGCCGGTGTCGAGGTCGGCGGGTTCGGGGGATGCGGCGGGATCGACAGGTGGTGTCACTGGAACTCCAGGAAGACCGTCTCGCCTTCGCCCTGAAGGCGGATGTCGAAACGGTATGTCCCGTTGCCCTGGTGCACCGCGATCAGCGTGTCGCGGCGTTCCGCGTCCAGCCGGGACAGCAGCGGGTCGGCGGCGAGCGCCTCCTCGTCGCCCGGCAGGTAGATCCGGGTGAACAGATGCACCAGCAGCCCGCGCGCGAAGACGCA contains the following coding sequences:
- a CDS encoding anhydro-N-acetylmuramic acid kinase, translating into MRVIGLMSGTSYDAIDAAAAELGLVGDSLVLKPLGLVSEAYDDALREALAAALPPGTTSMAEVCRLDTRIGQAFAAAAVRADRELCDGRAELVASHGQTVYHWAEDGQVYGTLQLGRPAWIAEATGLPVVADFRPRDIAAGGQGAPLVSLVDLLWLRGRPGTPVALNLGGIANLTAPDGTAFDTGPGCALIDAAATGFSGGRLAYDVDGALAGRGRVHEPLLRRLLEEPYYALPAPKTTGKELFHLGHLRDALAGFGTLPAEDVVATLTMLTARTVSDAVRAVGGTEVIASGGGTRNPVLLRMLGERLPGVALRTSDELGLPSAAKEAYAFAVLGFLTVHGLPGTDPAATGARHARVLGSITPGRDGLRLPPAARKRPVRLVLE
- a CDS encoding DUF2510 domain-containing protein, which translates into the protein MTQVTPPGWYPDPGQKSDGPPTERWWDGKAWTDQVRPAASADVWGPPEQLSADGTYPVHPGYPGRPPSGGRGGLRTGIAVGVAAVVLASIGVGVYALTADDGSGGSANSQQQGPGGQGGQGGPGGGQGGPFGDSGGGNGGNGGGGSGGQSPSPGESEAPRVESGSVTDPVNGISIAIPDGWYGQQINAGAQVASNETYKCPSDTSQTCMKGGAYSAPALVLRTKGDTAEEVAKADIAANAEESYGKGYGEITSHEVLASEAVTVAGQKGYLVRWKAVTSKGADGYVESLAFPSPASEQQIVVVRIGVDAGEQSVIDEITKGIKVSTGGGSGQDI
- the pcaD gene encoding 3-oxoadipate enol-lactonase; amino-acid sequence: MTTKLLNHRAEGPTSAPPLLLGPSLGTSYALWDKVAPELSITHRLVRWDLPGHGGSAADLIGPGATVGDLADLVLALADSLGIERFAYAGVSLGGAVGLHLAVHRPERVSSLAVICSSAHFNGAKPWEERAALVRREGLADLAEGANARWFTAGFTVPRLVEDHRNADPDAYAACCDALAAFDLRDELASITAPALLIAGRDDPATPPAHLREIADAVPGAALVELPGASHLAPAQCPEAVLTALRAHFHGAAGSAKRGMEVRREVLGDAHVDRAQARQTAFTARFQDFISRYAWGEIWTDPTLTRRERSMITLTALVAHGHYDELAMHVRAARRNGLTPEEIGAVLLQTAVYCGVPAANSAFAAAQRVLAEEEG
- a CDS encoding TetR/AcrR family transcriptional regulator C-terminal ligand-binding domain-containing protein, with the translated sequence MTPQAADGPETVAASRRSKITPEREQEFFDAVLEQIRACGYDSVSMEGVAASTRCSKSTLYRQWKTKPQFVAAALRASRRTRFEGIDTGTLAGDLCEAARAAGAWSGRDTRLFQALGHAVMQDPELQQALREALVDPELDALREILRRGVERGEVAADHPALEYIPAQIFGVLRARPILEGEDADPEYIVRFVRAAVLPALGLT
- a CDS encoding SDR family NAD(P)-dependent oxidoreductase, translated to MSTILLTGATSGLGRHVAFELVRSGHVVLAHGRDPGRTEQLVEELRTEGDAEGFVADLASLKQVRELATHVADAHPDLDVLVNNAGVGAGAPGAGRELSIDGHELRLAVDYLAPVTLTRALLPVLRANTPARIVNVGSAGQEPLDFDDVEFRRGYDGFAAYRRAKFALAAHTFALAEELTGTGVAVNVLHPATFMDTAMVREGGVNPWSTVADGAPGVLALATQDLGTGAYFDGTSPSRAHEGTYDSQVRRRLAAVTDQLLAL
- the pcaB gene encoding 3-carboxy-cis,cis-muconate cycloisomerase encodes the protein MTPPVDPAASPEPADLDTGLLAPGWAGSPAATATSDTAYLRALLDAEAALTRAQWALGLAPAEAATAVSEAADGHSFDVRSLAERARAGGNPVIPLVADLTKAVGDAYGPYVHRGATSQDIMDTATMLVAVRTLDPVLGDLGRTERALARLAAEHRDTAMPGRTLTQHAVPTTFGLKAAGWRALVLDARDRAAAVRDSLPAQLGGAAGTLAAFGAYGASDPTALVAAYARELGLRAPDLPWHTLRTPVADLAGCLAFAAGALGKFAVDVLTLSRTEIAEVVEGSGGGSSAMPHKSNPVRSTLIASAARRAPQLAATLYGSLAAEDERPAGAWHAEWEPLRELLRLVGGAARDAVELAEGLRARPEVMREHLDLTHGLIVSERLSAELAPVLGRARAKELLTRLASEGKPLAQAPELADVDLDPTHYTGSAGALTDRALERR
- a CDS encoding AAA family ATPase, which gives rise to MTEVRPTQAASASLWERDEELAAVERALDTLGADKSSSGSLLVLRGEAGIGKTALLAETRRIAEARGCTVWSARGSETLSSVPFNVVRQLLQPALLSLMPEEAREYLGDWYDIAGPALGIADPGERQADPQGVCDGLVAAVRRLARRDWPLVLLVDDAHWADQETLRWLAAFAERLAEQNVLVVVARRPGEVTGDSARHLDAIAAAGCSVANLSALTPDATAGLTRATLGQHADAPFCREVWAVTGGNPYETVELLAKVQDSEIEPTESAAGELRALNRAARGGGLVARLKDLGVEATRFAWAAAILGTEITVDLVAELAQTSTDDAGRCAELLRTARILTVPDPANPQADDGDLQFVHPLIASAVYNSIPDALRTAMHGIAARVVTDNGRGAAVAARHLLEVHPDSDEELVEQLREAAREHLAVGAPGAARRCLERALLEPPVPEVHARVLYELGCATLLTAPATTVVHLQTALAMPGLDGGERVDAVVRLSQALLHNNQPEEAVRTVEAEAARHPAGPAKLRLQAVQFMWEGIHAGEATSPGRSARLADLAKTCTGRDNSERALLILRGFDAMARGENAEEVVEVCDRALVNGRLAPGLGWTDPEWGIELPMMLASAYAFTDRLDRAESLYSEALRAYESAGWSGGHLSLAHAYVGLGHRRRGRLHEAETSLRKSLALAERVGRRLPLHWSATCNLVDTLLARGHVEEAWEIAEQYGFAPPYPSTIVLPDPRSVRGRLLLAIGRTQEGINELAAAEKAAAVRGHHNPVLVPWAVDLARALASVDPPRAARLATDVRRHAERLGTDTAIGEALRCAAALETGQRAVRLAEQAVAYLEASPCQYEHAAARVEYGIVARSSAELRRGLTLARSCGADGLVAQAESALLSGVV